A window of the Labeo rohita strain BAU-BD-2019 chromosome 1, IGBB_LRoh.1.0, whole genome shotgun sequence genome harbors these coding sequences:
- the rcan1b gene encoding calcipressin-1 isoform X2, translating into MHLKTTKCNNFCLVATPVDHEIFGRPQIREQFEALFRAFDPGTSFQFFKSFRRVRINFTDALAAAEARVKLHKSDFNGKEMRLYFAQSVHIGSPRLEPPKPEKQFLISPPASPPVGWAQSQDATPVINYDLLCAVSKLGPGEQYELHSGTTNTPSVIVHVCEDDSSEGEDETAEGGKRARPKIIQTRRPDYVPSVNQ; encoded by the exons ATGCATCTTAAGACTACAAAGTGCAATAACTTCTGCCTGGTGGCCACACCGGTGGACCATGAGATATTCGGTCGGCCACAGATTCGG GAGCAGTTTGAGGCTTTGTTCCGTGCGTTTGATCCAGGCACGTCATTTCAGTTCTTCAAAAGCTTCAGACGGGTTCGCATCAACTTCACCGATGCGTTGGCGGCAGCCGAGGCCCGAGTCAAGCTTCATAAGAGCGACTTCAATGGAAAGGAGATGCGTTTGTATTTTGCTCAG TCAGTACATATCGGCAGTCCTCGTCTTGAGCCTCCAAAACCGGAGAAGCAGTTCCTCATCTCTCCTCCAGCGTCGCCCCCTGTAGGCTGGGCACAGTCGCAGGATGCTACGCCCGTCATCAACTACGACCTGCTGTGTGCCGTATCTAAACTAGGACCAG GAGAGCAGTACGAGCTCCACAGTGGAACCACCAACACGCCCAGTGTGATCGTACACGTGTGCGAGGACGACAGCTCCGAAGGCGAGGACGAGACAGCAGAGGGCGGCAAGCGCGCGCGTCCCAAGATCATCCAGACCCGTCGCCCGGACTACGTCCCGTCCGTCAACCAGTGA
- the LOC127171247 gene encoding small integral membrane protein 11-like, producing MINWKALDNVPVLLYILALKTLLLCLAFAGTKIYQSKKAEAALKQQMEMKRKLAQQTQELIDNKKDD from the exons atgATCAACTGGAAG GCTCTGGATAATGTGCCGGTGCTGCTGTACATCCTGGCACTAAAGACGCTCTTATTGTGTTTGGCATTTGCTGGAACGAAGATCTACCAGAGTAAGAAAGCAGAAGCTGCTCTGAAACAGCAGATGGAGATGAAGAGGAAACTGGCCCAGCAAACACAGGAGCTCATCGATAACAAGAAGGACGACTGA